The DNA region GAAAACCGCTTTTATGCGTCTTTCAATGGACATCCCACGATGGTTTCTAAGCATCGTTCTTAATTGTGCATTTATTCCGCCTTCTATACGGTTATTTGTCGATGGTAGTTCTTCTCCATAAGACAACGATTCATCCAAATAGGTAAATAATGTGTTTTGCCGTACTAATCTGACCAGTGACCGCTCGGCCTTTAGTAAACGTTCATGCATAGGGCGAAGTTTGCCTTTTTCATCTTGTGTCATTTCACTAAGAAAGGTCTTATGCTTTATTCTCCAGTTTATCAATCGGGTTACCCAATGACCTGCTTGCTCCATGTCTTTTATCATCAGCAAATCCTTTGCTATCATGTACATCTCAATGCCGGCAATGGTTTTAGGACTACCGGTTGTGTATCTCTTTACCTGGATGAATGCATGGAAAGTACAACGCTGCAACTTAGCCTTGGGCCAGACTCTTTTTAGTGCTTTCCGGAAGCCGTGGCCTCCATCAGAAACGACCATAGCGGGAGCCGCAATTCTCTGCATCAATGCTTCCCAGGCTCTGGAATTCTCATAGCGGCACAAATACCATCCAAGCACATATCTTTCATTACAACAAATAAGGATACATGCTTTTCTTCCTAAATAAATCCCATCCACATATATGACATTCATCGGACTCTCAATTTTAGGCTGCATAGGCCATATTTCCCAAAATTTAGAGGTTTTCCTTCGAAAACCACGACCGTTGCCAGGCATGGATTTTTGCACATCCTTACCAAACAACCACTGAATAAAGTGCTTAAAATCATGAACCGTCTTATTAATCGGATTCACAAAGACAGAATGACATTCTTTGCAGTACCACCGTTGCCTTCCTGTACGAGTTTTACCATATTTTGAGCAAAAGAAACCGCAATATAAACACCTAACTTGTTTCATAAGGTTCTCCTTTTAAAATAAACATATTTTAAAAAGATATAACCCTAATTAAAGCAGTCATAGCAATCATTTTCGGATTTTTTACCAACTCATTTTGTCCACCCTTTATCTTCTTAGGAAAAGGATAAAATACCGATGAAGCCAGACAATGTCTAACTTCATCGGTATTAAAATCAACACAAAATGTCCTATAACCCTAAATCTACACAGTTAATGTTTGGAGAGCATTTTATAAATAATTGGTATAATTAGCAGCAATTGTAATTTTCATTTTACATTCGTATCAAATACATTCAAATATCTAATAAAATAGACATCTAACCGATTATTATCAATTTGAAAATTTAGAGGAATATACTATAATAACTATAAAGGGCAGTACATAAATTGCTCATTCGTGAAAGGGGGATTCATTTATGGAATTGACAGTTAGAGGGAAAAATCTTGAAATCACAGAAGC from Dialister invisus DSM 15470 includes:
- a CDS encoding IS256-like element ISDin1 family transposase — protein: MKQVRCLYCGFFCSKYGKTRTGRQRWYCKECHSVFVNPINKTVHDFKHFIQWLFGKDVQKSMPGNGRGFRRKTSKFWEIWPMQPKIESPMNVIYVDGIYLGRKACILICCNERYVLGWYLCRYENSRAWEALMQRIAAPAMVVSDGGHGFRKALKRVWPKAKLQRCTFHAFIQVKRYTTGSPKTIAGIEMYMIAKDLLMIKDMEQAGHWVTRLINWRIKHKTFLSEMTQDEKGKLRPMHERLLKAERSLVRLVRQNTLFTYLDESLSYGEELPSTNNRIEGGINAQLRTMLRNHRGMSIERRIKAVFWWCYFHTPKPLSASEILKVMPTDRSISKLYKAMNERSQLEDSIPTWGDAIVWSELHKSDSFPACFWD